CGCCGTGGTGATCTATGACGCCACGAACATCCGCCGTCAGGCCGGCTTCCACGCCCAACAGATCAACCGCATCATCGATGAGTTTATTCAAGGCAAAGCCAAACCCTTGGAAGAATATCAGGAATTAAAAGAAGTCCTCGGTCATTCCCCTATGGAAGCCCTGGGCGGCATCATTCTAGGCCTCTTGATCAGTATCGCCGCTTGGCAGATCTGGCCGTAATATCTTTCAATATTCTTCTACCAAAACTTTCATTAGTTTGACATATTGAATAAAAACAAATATAATTTATTAAAAGAATTAATATGGGCGGGGTAATGAGCAAAATAGAGGTCCCTCAAAATTATAAAAAAGAGTTTGTTGATTTATGTAAAAGGACTAACGTAATTCGACCTGCACGCTTTACATTAACCCGTGATGGTAAAAGAGTCCCTATTCTTTATCATGATCGCTTTTGGAAAAAACCAGAGGTTATAACAAAATTATCTAAAATTACTTGCGATTTAATTGAAATTAATTCTCAAATAGTTGATCAATGTAATGCCATAATTTGTATTACCACATTGTTGGGGACATTAGGCCCAATACCAATAATGCCTTTCATTAGCCAAAAATTCAATTGGGATAATTATGTAATAAAAGAAGATACTCCTGGCGAATTCAACATTTATCCTAACATTTCAAGAAATTTAGATGATTCTCAAGATCTAGCTGAGATTACTTTCTTATTATTTATTGATGGGACCGTTAGAGGATCTTCAATTGTTAGAACAAAAAACACAATAATTAATTTAGGTGGACATGTTGGTGGCCTGTTTATGTTCACAGATGTTGATAACCATCTAAGTTCTACCCAATCCATTATCGATGATGTTCCAACCTTATCAATTTTATCAGGGGAAGAACTTCTAATTTTAACTAAAGAGGGTTAATTCAACTTATGGAACACGCAAACAAAATGTTTTATATCCTCACTAGTATTTGTGTCGGATATTATATTAAAAGATCAAATTTTACCGATTTTAATCTTGTCTTTTCACTTATAGTAATAACTATATTTTCATTTCTTGCTATATTTTTATCAATACTATTTGAAGAAAGACCAAGTAAATATAATCTTTGGAGACTAATTCCTTTTATAATTTTGTTATTCTTTGCAACGATGACAATATATAGTTTTGATACAGTATTCTACAATCAATCAAAATTGCCTTTTGAAATGATTTTATTAATTCCCTCCATTTTTATCGTTTGGATTCTTGTCTACTTCATTTACCACATTTGTTCAGATGGATATGCTAAGAATTTAATGCGCAAATAGTAAAGTAAAAAACATGATAACTTTTTTTGAAAATCACTTACCATTAACTATATTTTTAACATTTGTTTCCCTTATAATATTTTTAATAGTTCTACGAGGAACACAGGGAAATAAAGGAGAAAAGCTATCTTTATCTACTAATCCCATAATTTCTGAGATCTCCGAATATTTACAGAAAATAAAAAAAATTGACAGCGGAACCGAATATCAGTTGGATGGCGAATATTGTGAATTGCTCCAAAGGATAGCATCCTCATTTCAGTCCTTAGTTGACAAATATCAAAACAGTAATCTTATAATAGAGCGTTTTTCTTCAAAGTATTTTCGATTTATATCACAGCCCATAAATAAAAAATACACTATTGGTGAGTTCCATAATGAACCTCCCGAACCACTAATTTTTTATTCACAATTTTCAACTCTAATTAATAGTCTAAAGAAAGAAAACTTTAAGGATTTTTATAACAGCCTTTTAGATACGGTATTTCTAATCGATAATGGAAAATTGCCTAATACTACCAGTAATAAGCTAAGTGTAAACATGAAAAGGGAATTGGCTGTTGAATTTTCACAAAACTTTGATTTTCTGATTTCAAGGAATGTATATCAAACAGGAAATAGACTTACAAAATTTCTTATTACGCTAAAAGAATATATAACAACTTATCAGGATTCACATTTATTAAGTTTTTATAATTTAATTCAATCTAAAACCTTCTTTGAAACGAGAGCAACAGATGAGGTTGCATATATCTCATACTTAGTTGAAAATTGGTTTTCAGCATGGGCAATAGGTGATATTAGGAAAGAATATCTATTTTTGGCTAGAATATGGACAGAAATACAAAAGTCCTATACGGATGAATCTCTTTCGGAATACATCTTACCAAACTTTACCCCAAAGGATTTTCGATCTGGAGAATTTATTGATGGAAGAATTGGCCCAAATAGTTATTCAGAATAATTACACCATAAAAAATAATGGATATACTTACCTGGAGTTTTGGAAATTATATTTACACCCAAATTTAATCGAACAAACCATCCATCAAAAAGCAAAAGAACTTAACTTATTTCTTCAACAATACGATTTACTCTGTGGCATTGCTTGTTCGGGAATTCCTATAGTTACAATTTTGCATAATATGTTCCACAAGCCATTCATTATTAGTGAAAATTCGGAAGAATATGGTCGAATAATAAAAGACAATATCCCATTAAATTCAAATATAAAAATACTTGTAGTCGATTCTATTGTGAACAGAGGAGCTACATTTACTAATTTTGAAATTTGGAACGACAAGAATTATCAAGTAAATTCTGATTATTTTAGCATTGTGTTTAATGACACAATGAATAAGAAAAATTACACCCCAGCATTCAAAAAAATCAACAAAGATAACCGTTATTTTTATTTTTATCGGTTATCTGATTTATTGAATTAGCGTGTCGCCCTAATGGGGGTATCAGTAATTGTTATTCGTATTTATTTATTCGTTTTATCTTCCCCACCAGTACCCGGACCATCCCCATCAACTCAGGCATCTTCAGCGCCCACATCAGCCCGCCATAGACCGCCACGCCCACTGCCAACGCGCCAAACAGGATGACCAGGTTCGAGCGGCCAGCCATCAGCGCTTCCCAGCCCAGCACCACCGCCCCCATCAACCCGGTACCCAGGGCTGAGACAGCGACACCCTTCCAGATGTAACTCCCACCCAGGCCATTCAACCGCTTACGCATGAGCAGGATCAGAGCAATACTTTCCAATCCCGTTGCCAGAGAATTGGCCAGAGCCAGTCCCCCATGCGGCAGCCAGCCCCAGCGGACAAACAGGTTCGCGAAAGCCAGGCTCAAGCCAATATTCAATCCCATCGCCACTACGCCCACCGTGACCGGCGTGCGAGTGTCATGCATGGCATAAAACGCCCGACTGAGGATCTCCACCAGGGCGTGCCCCACCAGGCCGGCAGAATACCAAAGCAGCGCCCAGGTGACCAGATCAGTAGAGTGAGCGGTGAATTCACCCCGCTCATACAAGACTCGGATCAGGGGATATCGCAGTAGGATCAATCCCACAGAAGCCGGGATCGCCAGCAGCAGCACGGCCCGCAGTGTGGAGGCCAGTGACGTGCGCATTTCTTCCACCTCGCCGCGTGCCACCTGTGCTGAAAATGTCGGCAACGAAGCAATAGCTGCGGACTGGGCCACTGCCATCTCAGGCATTAACATCAAAGTAAAGGCCAAGGCGATGGCGCTGACACTGCCTGCCGGCTGGCCCAATGCAATAACCGTGTTCACAATGAAGTTGAGCTGGACCACTGCCACACCCAACAGCCGCGGTCCCATCAACTTGAACACTTCCATGACAACTTTATCATGCAAGCCAAGGAAGAAGTGATAGGCCCGGTCTTTGAGGGTCAGCAGCTTCGGGATCTGCACCAGCAAGTGCAATAAAGCCCCACCGACCACGCCAATAGCCAGCCGCTGGATGCCCCACTCATGCGGCAATAACCAGGTACCCAGGATCATACCCAGTGAATACATCGAAGGTGCAATCGCCGGGATCAGAAATACTTGATGGGCATTGAGAATACCCATGATCAAGCCGCTGATACCAAAGATGACCACCGAGGGCAGCATCGTTCGCAACAGAGAAATCGTCAACGCTTCCTGGCCCACATTGGCATCCGGCACTAATAAATACAAGCCGTCCCGCACAATTTGGGGCGCAAAAATCCAGGCCAGGACAGAGATCAAGATCAAGGCCAAAAAGACCAGGTTGATCACACCCGAAGCCAATTTCCAGGCACCGGGGCGGTCATCCTTGGTCAGAAATCCGGTAAAAGTCGGGATAAAAGCCGAACCCAACGCACCGCCAGCCACCAGATTGAAGAGTAATTCAGCAATCCGGTTAGCCGCATTGAACGAGTCCATCTCCACAGACGTTCCAAAGGCATTGGTGATCACAATCCCCCGGATCACCCCCACCAGGTTGCTGATGATGAAAGCCACCATCACCGTCCCGGCAGCGCGGGCAATCTGTTGATTAGCGGAGGGCGTCGTGCTTTCGGCTTGAGTCATTAATCCTCTTTAGCTTGATCGGCGGCATTGGTCCAGAGCTGGCGCTTCTCTTCATCAGAGAGATCGACCAGATTATCTCCGGCAGCCAGGACTTCAGCTTCCATTGTATCAAATTGCCTGCGGAAACGGTTAATCGCCACCCGCAACGCTGCTTCTGCGTCAATGTCCTTTTGATGCGCAAAACTGGTGATGGCAAACAGAAGTTCACCGAGTTTCTCAGGCAATTGGGCGTCATCCGTTTCAAGGGCTTCCGCCCCCATCGTACGAATGACATCCTCATGGCCCAGAGCTGCCAGATGATCAAATTTCACCCTCCCAACCCGCTCCACAATTTCCTCAGCCTGCAATAATGCCGGTAAGGCCCTTGGTACGCCATCCAGCAGGCCCTTCTTGCCATTGTCGCCATTCTCACGGCGTTCATCAGCTTTGATAGCTTCCCAATTTTGGATCACGCCAGAGACATCTTCCATATCGACCGCAGCAAAGACATGCGGGTGACGCCGGATCAGTTTATTACTTATGCCCTCAATCACCTGGTTAATGGTGAATTCACCTTCTTCAACACCGATTTGTGCATGTAAGCCAATCTGGAGCAGCAGGTCACCCAATTCTTCCGCCAGGTCCGCCATATTTTCCTTATCCAAGGCGTCCAGCGCTTCATATGCCTCCTCAATCAGGAAGGGCCGCAGCGTGATATGCGTTTGTGCCCGATCCCAGGGGCAGCCATCCGGAGCACGCAGCCGGGCGATAACTTCCATGAAGGATTCAAAGGATGAGGTTGCCGAAAGAGGCGGAATGAAGAGTGAACTGAGGGCGCACAGGTAGGAGGATTGGTCAATCTTCTCCAAAGGCAGATTTTCCAGCACCTGTTGATCCGTCCCGGCGGCATGAACCAACCGTACGGGGTGTTCAGCCGGGTAGGTATTCAGAAGCACTTGTTTAATGCGCTTAGCAACCTTCTCTGAGGAGATCTGGGTAATTAGTACGGAGTTAGCAGGTGAAAAATCGGGGGTGTGGAGCCTGGATAAGGTCAATCCATCCGCCAGACTCAGGCCGCCAAAGGGATCAATCCCCAGGGCATGAAATGTCGGCTCTAAAAAGCTCAATCCATCAATCACCCGGCAGGGGATATCCTCATGCTTTGCACGGCGCAGGATCGCCTGGCAGGTGGCTTCTCCCACCAGTGGATGCCCAGGGACGGCATAGGTCACGCCGCCGGGCTGCAAACCCAAATTCAGGATCGTCTCCACCACAGTTGATACAGCTTCATCCTGATCCCCTTCCAGGTCCAATAGGTCATCCAATCCAATCAACTCCAGCCCATTCGGCAGGGCATCAACAACCGGATGCGTCATCGTACGCATATAAAGTGTATCTATGGATAAAATCCAATCCCAGGCTTCCCGGGTAAGGCTTGCGATATCGCCCGGGCCAAGCCCCATCAGGGTGATACCGGAATCAGGCAGAGGCGTTTCTTTTTCAGTCATTCCAAATCCTATTACTCAATTAACAAATAGAGACGTTGCAATAACGTCTCTATTATTTTCCAACAATATTAGCCTGTGAACAAGAACATACCTAACATCTGCTCAGGCCACTGCAAACGGTTTGAGCCAAAAGGCTAAATAAGTTTGCAGTGAAGTTCCCTGTAAGCGATAGCTTCGCAGAGGAATAAAGCTCTAGCGTTTGGTGTAGGTAGGTGCCTTGCGGGCCCGTTTGAGGCCTGGTTTTTTCCGTTCCTTGACACGGGGGTCGCGGGTCAGGAAACCGCCATGACGCAGGGCTGACCGGAGGTCTTCATCCATTTTGACCAACGCACGGGCGAGGCCAAGTTTGACGGCGTCACGTTGACCTGTCACACCACCGCCTTCAACTTTCACGATCACGTCATAGTTTTTCTGGCTCTGATCGGTCAGGTCAAATGCTTTGAGGATTGCAGGTGCATCACCTTGACGGGTGAAGAAACCTTCCAAGGTTTTACCATTAACGGTGAAATCGCCGGAGCCTGCCATCAAACGTACACGGGCAGAGCTTTCTTTACGACGACCAACACCTTCATAATATCGGTTATCCATAAATACAGGTACTCCTCTTACTCAACTAACGCTGGCTGTTGTGCCTGATGTGGATGTTCACTTCCGGCATAAACATGCAGGTTCTTATAAATCCGGCGGCCAAGTTTGGTCTTTGGGACCATGCCCCAAACGGCCTTTTCAATCACCCGTTCGGGGAATTTGGCCAACTGGTCACGCAGGGTGATCTCTTTGATCCCACCCGGATAACCGGAGTGGTGATAATACTTCTTGCTGTCAAGCCGAGTCGGGAAGAAATCAACTTTTTCAGCATTGATCACAACCACATTTGCGCCAGTCATAGCGCCGGGGGTGTAATTCGGTTTATGCTTACCAATCAGTAATTGGGCAATCTTTGTCGCCAAGCGCCCAAGGTTTTTACCCTCGGCGTCAATCAACAACCATTCTCGCTCAACTTGTCCCTTTGGTACAAATGTTTTATTCACAGTCTAACTCTCCATCATTCAAAGATCCACTCACCGGCTTTCGCCCGAGAGATGAAATCCGATATTTCATCAGGTATAACTTACTTCTTCCAATACAAGGCCATGCGCAGGTGCCAGTCCGTTCATCGGCAATTTTCCGGAATTCAGGCCGTCAGCGATCAAGCTAAGCGGAGCCTCGCCTTGTCCAATCGTGACCAAAGCCATTGTGGTCCGGCGAACCATGTGATAGAGGAAGGCATTGGCGGTAATGTCGAATTGATATTCGTCATCCATTTGTCGCCAAACTGCCGAAAAAACCTCTCTCACCGTCACGCCTGAGTCACTTGTCGGACTTCCAAAGGCTGCGAAATCATGCGAACCAATCAAGTCCTTAGCTGCATGGTTCATCCGATCCAGGTCAACCTCCGGCCAAACCCGCCAGGCGAATTTTTCCCTGATTGGGTCACGAACCGGTTGGCAGATGACATGGTAACGGTAGCGGCGCCAGGTTGCTCTGTACCGAGGGTGAAAATCATCCTCAGCCACCTCCACCGAGGTGATCGCCATATCCTGAGGCAGATAGTAGTTCAGTGCTCTCACCAGGTCACTCTCAGAGTGATCCCAGCTCAGCCTAAAACTCACAACCTGACCTCTGGCATGCACGCCTGCATCCGTGCGGCCTGCGCCAGCAATGCTTCTCTCGCTCCAGCCTAATTGGCGAAGGGCCTCTTCAAGCTCAGATTGAACCGTCCGAGTATCCTTCTGCCGTTGGAAACCAGCAAATTCAGTGCCGTTGTATGAAAGAATACCTTTGTAAAGTACAGGGTCCATCCGGGGTTCCGGGAGGACTACTCTTCGATCAGTTCGATCAACGCCATTTCAGCCCCATCACTGCGGCGGGGGCCCAGTTTGAGAATGCGGGTGTAACCGCCACTGCGGTTGGCGTATCGAGGGGCAATGTCATTGAATAATTTCTGAACAACATCACGGCTGCCGGTACCGAGTTTGGCAACAGCTAAGCGGCGGGCATTCATGATCTTGATTTCATCCACATCCTGGTTATTACGGGCCAGGGTGATCAATTTTTCAGCATCTGCCTGAATGGATTTTGCCTTCGGCAGCGTGGTCTTGATCCGTTCATTTTCCAGAAGTTGCCGGATCATCGTGCGGCGCATCGCTGTGCGATGGCCGGTAGAGCGATTCAGCCGGTAACCTTTTATCTTATGTCGCATTATATTAACTCTCCGTTATTTCTTCTTCCTCGTCCAGGAAGCCCTTTTCAGCCATCTTTTCCTTCAACTCGGTCAGACTCTTCTCACCGAAGTTGCGGATCGAAAGGATTGCTTCTTCGCCTTTATCCAGCAGTTCCAGGACATCACCCACAGTGGTGATCCCAGTGCGCTTGAGGGAATTGAAGACCCGGACAGTTAGGTCGAGGTTCTCAATCGGCATTTCAGCAGCCTCGCTGTTGATCGTTCCTACCGGTTCAGCTTGCTCAATCGGGACCGAGAGCATTTCTTCACTGATCCCAGCGATGAAGCGCAGGTGATCGATCAGGACCTTGGAGGAATCGCTCATGGACTGTTCGGGGGAAATAGTCCCATCGGTCCAGATTTCCAAAATCAATCGGTCATAATCCGTGCTCTGACCAACACGAGCTAAGCCAACGGTCCAATTGACCTTCTTGACAGGTGTGAAGATCGCATCCACCGGCAATTCGCCGATCGGAAGGCGGTCACTGCGTTCACTGGCTGGGGAATACCCACGGCCGCGTTCCACAGTCATGTCAATTTCAAGGCTGGCTTTCTTGCTATCCACGGTAAACAGGTACAGGTCAGGGTTCACGATTTCCACTTCGGGCGGACAAATAATGTCAGCCGCAGTAACGGTACCCTCACCGCTGACTTCCAGATGAATGTGCGCCATATCCACATCAAAGAGGATCATGCGCAGCTGCTTCAGCTGGAGGATCACCTGGATTACATCTTCCCGGACACCTTCAATATCACTGAACTCGTGCAGCACATCCGTTATATGAATGGATGTGATAGCAGCGCCTTCCAGCGAGGAAAGCAGGACACGGCGTAAGGCGTTACCTACTGTAGTGCCAAATCCGCGCTCCAGCGGGCTGATTGCAAATTTTCCATAATTTCGAGCTTCTGCAACCCGTTCGACTTTCGGTTTTACCATACTCATAGTTCCAGTCACGTCATACCCCTTACCAGTGCATCCTTTTGCACTACCATTGAACAGGTTTATCGTGAGTAGTACTCAACGATCAACTGTTCG
This Chloroflexota bacterium DNA region includes the following protein-coding sequences:
- a CDS encoding phosphoribosyltransferase → MEELAQIVIQNNYTIKNNGYTYLEFWKLYLHPNLIEQTIHQKAKELNLFLQQYDLLCGIACSGIPIVTILHNMFHKPFIISENSEEYGRIIKDNIPLNSNIKILVVDSIVNRGATFTNFEIWNDKNYQVNSDYFSIVFNDTMNKKNYTPAFKKINKDNRYFYFYRLSDLLN
- the murJ gene encoding murein biosynthesis integral membrane protein MurJ; amino-acid sequence: MTQAESTTPSANQQIARAAGTVMVAFIISNLVGVIRGIVITNAFGTSVEMDSFNAANRIAELLFNLVAGGALGSAFIPTFTGFLTKDDRPGAWKLASGVINLVFLALILISVLAWIFAPQIVRDGLYLLVPDANVGQEALTISLLRTMLPSVVIFGISGLIMGILNAHQVFLIPAIAPSMYSLGMILGTWLLPHEWGIQRLAIGVVGGALLHLLVQIPKLLTLKDRAYHFFLGLHDKVVMEVFKLMGPRLLGVAVVQLNFIVNTVIALGQPAGSVSAIALAFTLMLMPEMAVAQSAAIASLPTFSAQVARGEVEEMRTSLASTLRAVLLLAIPASVGLILLRYPLIRVLYERGEFTAHSTDLVTWALLWYSAGLVGHALVEILSRAFYAMHDTRTPVTVGVVAMGLNIGLSLAFANLFVRWGWLPHGGLALANSLATGLESIALILLMRKRLNGLGGSYIWKGVAVSALGTGLMGAVVLGWEALMAGRSNLVILFGALAVGVAVYGGLMWALKMPELMGMVRVLVGKIKRINKYE
- the mazG gene encoding nucleoside triphosphate pyrophosphohydrolase, coding for MTEKETPLPDSGITLMGLGPGDIASLTREAWDWILSIDTLYMRTMTHPVVDALPNGLELIGLDDLLDLEGDQDEAVSTVVETILNLGLQPGGVTYAVPGHPLVGEATCQAILRRAKHEDIPCRVIDGLSFLEPTFHALGIDPFGGLSLADGLTLSRLHTPDFSPANSVLITQISSEKVAKRIKQVLLNTYPAEHPVRLVHAAGTDQQVLENLPLEKIDQSSYLCALSSLFIPPLSATSSFESFMEVIARLRAPDGCPWDRAQTHITLRPFLIEEAYEALDALDKENMADLAEELGDLLLQIGLHAQIGVEEGEFTINQVIEGISNKLIRRHPHVFAAVDMEDVSGVIQNWEAIKADERRENGDNGKKGLLDGVPRALPALLQAEEIVERVGRVKFDHLAALGHEDVIRTMGAEALETDDAQLPEKLGELLFAITSFAHQKDIDAEAALRVAINRFRRQFDTMEAEVLAAGDNLVDLSDEEKRQLWTNAADQAKED
- the rpsI gene encoding 30S ribosomal protein S9, which translates into the protein MDNRYYEGVGRRKESSARVRLMAGSGDFTVNGKTLEGFFTRQGDAPAILKAFDLTDQSQKNYDVIVKVEGGGVTGQRDAVKLGLARALVKMDEDLRSALRHGGFLTRDPRVKERKKPGLKRARKAPTYTKR
- the rplM gene encoding 50S ribosomal protein L13, with protein sequence MNKTFVPKGQVEREWLLIDAEGKNLGRLATKIAQLLIGKHKPNYTPGAMTGANVVVINAEKVDFFPTRLDSKKYYHHSGYPGGIKEITLRDQLAKFPERVIEKAVWGMVPKTKLGRRIYKNLHVYAGSEHPHQAQQPALVE
- the truA gene encoding tRNA pseudouridine(38-40) synthase TruA; protein product: MDPVLYKGILSYNGTEFAGFQRQKDTRTVQSELEEALRQLGWSERSIAGAGRTDAGVHARGQVVSFRLSWDHSESDLVRALNYYLPQDMAITSVEVAEDDFHPRYRATWRRYRYHVICQPVRDPIREKFAWRVWPEVDLDRMNHAAKDLIGSHDFAAFGSPTSDSGVTVREVFSAVWRQMDDEYQFDITANAFLYHMVRRTTMALVTIGQGEAPLSLIADGLNSGKLPMNGLAPAHGLVLEEVSYT
- the rplQ gene encoding 50S ribosomal protein L17, with protein sequence MRHKIKGYRLNRSTGHRTAMRRTMIRQLLENERIKTTLPKAKSIQADAEKLITLARNNQDVDEIKIMNARRLAVAKLGTGSRDVVQKLFNDIAPRYANRSGGYTRILKLGPRRSDGAEMALIELIEE
- a CDS encoding DNA-directed RNA polymerase subunit alpha; the protein is MSMVKPKVERVAEARNYGKFAISPLERGFGTTVGNALRRVLLSSLEGAAITSIHITDVLHEFSDIEGVREDVIQVILQLKQLRMILFDVDMAHIHLEVSGEGTVTAADIICPPEVEIVNPDLYLFTVDSKKASLEIDMTVERGRGYSPASERSDRLPIGELPVDAIFTPVKKVNWTVGLARVGQSTDYDRLILEIWTDGTISPEQSMSDSSKVLIDHLRFIAGISEEMLSVPIEQAEPVGTINSEAAEMPIENLDLTVRVFNSLKRTGITTVGDVLELLDKGEEAILSIRNFGEKSLTELKEKMAEKGFLDEEEEITES